A stretch of [Clostridium] innocuum DNA encodes these proteins:
- the dhaK gene encoding dihydroxyacetone kinase subunit DhaK: MKKIINNPNAVVEEMLQGIEIANPDVLYDREGVVIARKEKSDKVGLVSGGGSGHEPAHAGYVGYGMLDAAVSGNVFASPSPDRVLRGIQLADSGHGVLLIIKNYAGDIMNFEIAEELAGMEGIEVDHVVVRDDVAVAESDESTGRRGIAGTVFVHKLAGAKAETGASLAEVKRVAEKTIENVRSFGVSLSACTIPAVGTCGFTIEEDCMEVGMGIHGEAGIEKTKLKPSKEIADIMVNRILADKDYGHSEVAVMINGLGATPLMELYILASDVHTRLCAEGLKPVKYYVGNYMTAIEMAGASCSILQLDEELKRLLEYPSNTPAFKEIG, translated from the coding sequence ATGAAAAAGATAATAAATAATCCGAATGCCGTTGTTGAAGAAATGCTGCAGGGTATTGAAATCGCGAATCCGGATGTTTTATATGACAGGGAAGGCGTCGTCATTGCCCGCAAGGAAAAAAGTGATAAGGTCGGGCTTGTATCCGGAGGAGGCAGCGGTCATGAACCGGCGCATGCCGGCTATGTCGGCTATGGTATGCTGGATGCCGCAGTGAGCGGTAATGTGTTCGCATCGCCGTCCCCGGACCGGGTGCTGCGTGGAATTCAGCTTGCAGACTCCGGTCATGGTGTTCTGCTGATCATAAAGAATTATGCCGGAGATATCATGAACTTTGAAATCGCAGAAGAGCTTGCCGGCATGGAAGGTATCGAGGTTGATCATGTCGTTGTGAGGGATGATGTTGCTGTTGCGGAAAGTGATGAATCTACTGGCAGACGTGGTATTGCAGGAACAGTATTCGTGCATAAGCTTGCCGGTGCGAAAGCAGAAACAGGGGCATCCCTTGCCGAGGTTAAGCGTGTTGCGGAAAAAACGATTGAGAACGTAAGAAGCTTTGGTGTATCGTTATCAGCCTGTACGATTCCGGCGGTCGGCACTTGCGGCTTTACGATTGAGGAGGACTGCATGGAGGTCGGTATGGGCATCCACGGTGAAGCAGGTATTGAGAAAACGAAGCTGAAGCCGTCAAAGGAAATTGCGGATATCATGGTAAACAGAATCCTTGCGGATAAGGACTATGGACATAGCGAGGTTGCAGTCATGATCAACGGTCTGGGTGCCACTCCTTTGATGGAATTATATATTCTGGCTTCTGATGTGCATACCCGGCTATGTGCCGAAGGTCTGAAGCCGGTCAAATATTATGTTGGAAACTATATGACGGCTATTGAAATGGCAGGGGCATCCTGCAGTATCCTACAGCTGGATGAGGAATTGAAAAGGCTGCTGGAGTATCCAAGCAATACCCCGGCATTTAAGGAGATTGGATAA
- the dhaL gene encoding dihydroxyacetone kinase subunit L, translated as MGFQLQTKDFIRYFQEAREVIAAQRDYVTELDSTTGDGDHWVNVNMGFEKITALSKELEDMTLADMFKKVGMTMYSAVGGSSGALYGSGYMAAGRACAGKAVLDVHGLYEVYDAMLQEIMKRGKTEPGQKTMIDALYPALRAYREGLDAGRRDEEIIQDFMEGAANGAKRTKEMEAVKGRASYRSDKGVGHLDPGAVTLAMQLECMGNMILNTLK; from the coding sequence ATGGGATTTCAATTACAGACAAAGGATTTTATCCGCTATTTTCAGGAAGCCCGTGAGGTGATTGCTGCGCAGAGGGACTATGTCACGGAGCTGGACTCCACGACAGGGGATGGCGATCACTGGGTGAATGTGAATATGGGATTTGAAAAAATAACAGCTCTGTCAAAGGAGCTGGAAGACATGACGCTGGCAGATATGTTCAAAAAGGTTGGAATGACAATGTATTCAGCTGTCGGAGGCTCCTCCGGGGCGCTTTATGGCAGCGGATACATGGCGGCCGGAAGAGCTTGTGCCGGCAAAGCTGTGCTGGATGTACACGGTCTGTATGAGGTGTATGACGCCATGCTGCAGGAAATCATGAAGCGTGGAAAAACAGAGCCCGGACAGAAAACGATGATCGATGCATTATACCCGGCACTTCGTGCATATAGGGAAGGATTGGACGCAGGCAGGCGTGATGAAGAAATCATTCAGGATTTTATGGAAGGCGCCGCAAACGGTGCGAAGCGTACAAAGGAAATGGAAGCTGTAAAAGGAAGAGCCAGCTATCGAAGCGATAAGGGTGTAGGGCATCTGGACCCTGGAGCTGTTACGCTGGCTATGCAGCTGGAATGTATGGGAAATATGATATTGAATACATTGAAATAA
- a CDS encoding alcohol dehydrogenase catalytic domain-containing protein, with protein MMKKIQFYAPGDIRVEEVEIPAPKAGEIVIKNEVTLTCGTDVKTYKRGYRYEPPFGMGHEASGVVYAVGEGVTGFKVGDRVVAHNSASCGTCYYCKKGQESMCVDLIQNQFTNGAYAEYQLIPERIVKLNTFHIPEGMSYKQAALLEPLACALYGTEMTNFDLGDYVCVNGCGPIGLMFVRMCVLRGAHVIACDMTPERLALAKKLGAQEIINIKDLNGKDQAEAVKELTPDARGVDAAIEAAGLPEVWQIALRMARPGGEVLFFGGTKKGLEVPVDTTLVHYSQLTLKGVFHTTPQHVNAAFEMLKMGAISAEDFVQNEYCIEDTEKAIVEHASGKVIKNCIVYK; from the coding sequence ATGATGAAGAAAATACAATTTTATGCACCCGGTGATATCCGTGTGGAGGAGGTGGAGATACCTGCACCGAAAGCAGGAGAAATCGTTATCAAAAATGAGGTTACCTTAACCTGCGGTACAGATGTGAAAACGTATAAACGTGGATACCGCTATGAACCACCGTTCGGCATGGGGCATGAAGCAAGCGGTGTCGTATATGCTGTCGGTGAAGGGGTTACCGGGTTTAAAGTCGGTGATCGTGTGGTTGCACACAATTCTGCATCCTGCGGAACCTGTTACTATTGTAAAAAGGGACAGGAGTCCATGTGTGTGGATCTGATTCAGAATCAGTTTACCAACGGAGCCTATGCGGAGTATCAGCTGATTCCGGAAAGAATCGTCAAACTGAATACCTTCCATATTCCGGAAGGAATGTCCTATAAGCAGGCTGCACTGCTGGAACCGCTGGCTTGTGCCTTGTATGGAACGGAAATGACGAACTTTGATCTCGGTGACTACGTTTGTGTAAACGGCTGCGGTCCGATCGGTCTGATGTTTGTACGTATGTGTGTATTGAGAGGTGCACATGTTATCGCCTGTGATATGACACCGGAAAGACTGGCACTTGCGAAAAAGCTGGGTGCTCAGGAGATCATCAATATTAAGGATCTCAACGGTAAGGATCAGGCAGAGGCAGTGAAGGAGCTGACACCGGATGCGCGCGGTGTGGATGCGGCAATTGAAGCTGCCGGATTACCGGAGGTATGGCAGATTGCCCTGCGTATGGCAAGACCTGGCGGAGAGGTTCTGTTCTTCGGCGGTACGAAAAAAGGCCTGGAGGTACCTGTGGATACAACACTTGTACACTATTCTCAGCTGACATTGAAGGGCGTGTTCCATACAACTCCGCAGCATGTAAATGCAGCCTTTGAAATGTTGAAGATGGGGGCAATCAGTGCAGAGGATTTTGTACAGAATGAATACTGTATTGAGGATACTGAAAAGGCGATTGTAGAGCACGCTAGCGGTAAGGTTATCAAAAACTGCATTGTATATAAATAA